A genomic segment from Pollutimonas thiosulfatoxidans encodes:
- a CDS encoding methylated-DNA--[protein]-cysteine S-methyltransferase, which yields METYTSPTLSLGFRTPGSLPGAIHYAIGDCDLGAILVARSPQGICAIFLDDDAQGLRAQLAQAFPAAALEEASQSLQTDLEQIIRLIHQQTVDAPIMLDIGGTAFQRQVWAALCDIPAGQTRTYTQLAESIGAPKAVRAVASACAANMLAMLIPCHRIVRSDGSLSGYRWGVQRKRAQLLRERSGHRHTLGLIFHDAR from the coding sequence ATGGAAACCTATACCAGCCCCACCCTCTCGCTTGGGTTCCGTACACCGGGGTCGCTGCCCGGTGCTATCCACTACGCCATCGGCGATTGTGACTTGGGCGCTATTCTGGTTGCGCGCAGCCCGCAAGGGATATGCGCAATATTCCTCGACGATGATGCGCAAGGGTTGCGCGCTCAATTGGCACAAGCCTTCCCCGCGGCAGCGCTGGAGGAAGCCTCGCAATCCCTACAGACTGACCTTGAGCAGATTATCCGCCTTATTCACCAGCAGACCGTCGATGCGCCCATCATGCTGGACATCGGCGGTACCGCCTTCCAGCGGCAGGTCTGGGCTGCACTGTGCGACATACCAGCAGGGCAGACGCGCACCTATACCCAGTTGGCCGAATCCATAGGCGCGCCCAAGGCGGTGCGCGCCGTAGCAAGTGCCTGCGCGGCCAACATGCTGGCGATGCTCATTCCATGCCATCGGATCGTGCGCAGCGATGGATCACTGTCCGGATACCGATGGGGCGTCCAGCGCAAACGCGCGCAGTTGCTGCGAGAGCGTAGTGGGCACCGTCATACCCTGGGCCTGATCTTCCATGACGCGCGGTGA
- the alkB gene encoding DNA oxidative demethylase AlkB → MNLELFAHVAEERESIGTQAFVLRRFALPFVDELLPAIDRLAQEAPFRHMVTPGGFTMSVALTNCGALGWTTDRRGYRYTIIDPDRGQPWPPMPAAFGRLARAAAAAAGFAGFEPDACLVNRYVPGARLSLHQDKNEHDYDAPIVSVSLGMTAVFLFGGHERTDKTVKIPLEHGDVVVWGGEDRLRFHGVLPLKVRPHPLLGSQRINFTFRKAGS, encoded by the coding sequence ATGAATCTGGAACTTTTTGCACATGTCGCAGAAGAGCGTGAGTCGATAGGTACGCAAGCGTTCGTCCTGCGGCGCTTTGCCTTGCCGTTTGTTGACGAGTTGTTGCCTGCCATCGACCGCCTGGCGCAAGAGGCGCCATTCAGGCACATGGTTACGCCCGGCGGGTTCACCATGTCGGTTGCGCTGACCAATTGCGGCGCGCTGGGTTGGACCACGGACCGCCGTGGCTATCGCTATACCATCATAGACCCGGACCGTGGCCAGCCTTGGCCCCCTATGCCAGCCGCCTTCGGTCGGCTGGCAAGGGCGGCCGCTGCAGCTGCGGGGTTTGCCGGCTTTGAGCCCGACGCTTGCCTGGTAAATCGCTACGTCCCCGGCGCGCGGCTGTCCTTGCACCAGGATAAGAATGAACACGACTACGATGCGCCTATCGTGTCCGTTTCACTCGGCATGACTGCGGTTTTCCTGTTTGGCGGACACGAACGGACCGATAAGACAGTGAAGATCCCTCTCGAGCACGGCGACGTCGTGGTATGGGGCGGCGAAGACAGGCTACGGTTTCATGGCGTGTTGCCGCTCAAAGTCCGTCCTCATCCGCTGCTGGGTAGCCAGCGTATCAACTTCACATTTCGCAAGGCCGGCTCATGA
- a CDS encoding ABC transporter permease, protein MSAKSRSGSVGQLVFAAVALMIFGFLLLPLIIIIGVSFNEASALSFPPKGFTLKWYKEFLSDASYIASIVHSTQLALFATFFGLVLGVSAASALSQAQFRGAATLKAIFMSPLVVPHVVIGVALLQFAASFGIARNFYVLLGGHIVLVLPYIIRMVLGAYMGFDRRLVAASLDLGATSFATFRLITLPLIKPSIIASGLFAFVISWTNIELSIFNTSAQYTLLPLKIFNYVLYTVDPIIAAVSASTVYIAILAVVLIDRLVGIDSFASMRS, encoded by the coding sequence ATGAGTGCAAAGTCACGGTCGGGGTCTGTAGGGCAACTGGTATTTGCCGCGGTAGCGCTAATGATCTTCGGGTTTCTTTTACTGCCGTTGATCATAATAATAGGCGTGTCCTTTAATGAGGCGAGCGCTTTATCCTTTCCGCCGAAGGGGTTTACGCTCAAGTGGTACAAGGAGTTTCTGAGCGACGCATCGTACATTGCATCGATCGTTCATAGCACGCAGTTGGCATTGTTCGCCACCTTTTTCGGACTCGTCTTAGGCGTCAGCGCGGCCTCAGCGCTTTCTCAAGCTCAGTTTAGGGGTGCCGCTACGCTTAAGGCGATATTTATGTCTCCCTTGGTGGTACCCCATGTGGTGATCGGTGTGGCTCTACTTCAATTCGCCGCATCATTCGGTATTGCGAGGAACTTCTACGTCCTCCTGGGGGGACATATTGTGTTGGTCTTGCCTTATATCATCCGTATGGTTTTGGGGGCGTATATGGGGTTCGATCGCCGTTTGGTAGCAGCCAGCCTAGACCTCGGTGCGACGTCCTTTGCTACGTTCCGCTTGATCACGCTGCCGTTGATAAAGCCCAGCATAATAGCGTCCGGCCTTTTCGCCTTTGTGATCTCGTGGACGAATATAGAGCTGAGCATTTTCAACACTAGCGCTCAGTACACCTTGCTTCCCCTAAAGATTTTCAATTATGTTCTATACACCGTCGATCCCATCATTGCTGCGGTGTCAGCTTCGACGGTCTACATAGCGATCTTGGCGGTAGTTCTGATCGATAGACTGGTTGGCATAGATTCGTTCGCGAGCATGCGCAGCTAA
- a CDS encoding ABC transporter permease, with the protein MAANRFRIFILLGFPTLVIIVFFIAPLAVTALSSVFSGQQGITLDNYVKIVSTPRYLSALVSTMRISLLVAAFSLVLGYIIAYYMVMVLQSKLSRRIAYVIVILPLFTSNIVRSFGFMIILGRSGFLNDTLLQLGLIERPLRILYTEASVVIGLTYICLPFVVLAVVASLQSIDKSLFQASTDLGGDAWSTFWNVTWPLSLPGVLGGTVIAFTISVSAYVTPSVMLGGRGSVMSIVIYDQYMAAMNFNFGAALAVALTITALVLMVFQSTVMERKLKWART; encoded by the coding sequence ATGGCAGCGAATCGATTCCGCATTTTTATTCTGCTGGGCTTTCCGACGCTAGTTATCATTGTTTTTTTTATAGCGCCTTTGGCAGTAACCGCGCTGTCCAGCGTTTTCTCCGGCCAGCAGGGCATAACACTAGATAACTACGTAAAGATCGTGAGCACACCACGATATTTGTCGGCGTTGGTTTCGACCATGAGGATTTCTTTGCTGGTGGCGGCGTTTTCCCTTGTGCTGGGTTATATCATCGCCTACTACATGGTGATGGTTCTACAGAGTAAGCTCTCGCGGCGAATCGCCTACGTAATAGTAATCTTGCCCTTGTTCACAAGTAATATTGTGAGGTCGTTTGGCTTCATGATTATTCTGGGGCGTTCCGGCTTTCTTAACGATACGCTTCTTCAGCTCGGACTGATCGAGCGACCGCTCAGGATCCTCTACACCGAAGCCAGTGTGGTCATAGGCTTGACCTATATTTGCTTGCCCTTTGTCGTTCTGGCTGTCGTGGCATCACTACAAAGCATCGATAAGTCTCTTTTTCAGGCCTCCACCGATCTAGGCGGAGACGCTTGGTCAACTTTCTGGAACGTTACATGGCCACTCAGCCTTCCTGGTGTCCTGGGCGGAACAGTCATTGCGTTTACGATAAGTGTAAGTGCGTACGTTACGCCTAGCGTCATGCTGGGTGGCCGTGGTTCGGTGATGTCAATTGTTATCTATGATCAGTACATGGCAGCCATGAACTTCAACTTTGGCGCAGCGCTTGCCGTCGCATTAACGATCACAGCACTTGTACTAATGGTGTTCCAGTCAACGGTGATGGAGCGGAAACTAAAGTGGGCACGGACATGA